In Populus nigra chromosome 10, ddPopNigr1.1, whole genome shotgun sequence, the following proteins share a genomic window:
- the LOC133704878 gene encoding ABSCISIC ACID-INSENSITIVE 5-like protein 2, which yields MGMQTMGSQGDGSSHHKQSQFQPLVRQNSMYSLTLDEVQNQLGDLGKPLSSMNLDELLKNVWTVEANRTMGLEVEGTPFANQTALQRQASISLTSALSKKTVDEVWKDIQQSKHDGEMKSREWQPTLGEMTLEDFLVKAGVVAEASVDKKDGSSVVAVDTHAAQQFLQQSQWVQYPPHPQYHHPQQSMMGVYIPGQPMPQPLHMGAGSMMDVSYPENQVTLPPPLMGNLSDTQTPARKRGVPEDMTGKTVERRQKRMIKNRESAARSRARKQAYTNELENKVSRLEEENERLRKRRELENMLPCVPLPEPKYQLRRTASAPF from the exons ATGGGAATGCAGACAATGGGATCTCAAGGTGATGGTAGTAGTCATCATAAGCAATCTCAGTTCCAGCCATTGGTGCGGCAAAACTCAATGTACAGTCTTACTCTTGATGAGGTTCAAAATCAGTTGGGTGACTTGGGAAAACCCCTAAGCAGCATGAATCTTGATGAACTTCTCAAAAACGTGTGGACAGTGGAGGCTAACCGGACTATGGGTTTGGAAGTGGAGGGCACACCATTCGCCAATCAAACTGCTCTTCAACGTCAGGCAAGCATATCATTAACTAGTGCTCTGAGCAAGAAGACAGTTGATGAGGTCTGGAAAGACATCCAACAAAGCAAACATGATGGGGAGATGAAGTCTAGGGAGTGGCAGCCTACTCTGGGAGAGATGACTTTGGAGGATTTCTTGGTAAAAGCAGGAGTTGTAGCTGAAGCATCTGTGGACAAGAAAGATGGCAGTTCTGTTGTTGCGGTTGATACACATGCAGCACAACAGTTTCTGCAACAAAGTCAATGGGTGCAATACCCACCACATCCACAGTATCACCATCCACAACAAAGCATGATGGGGGTTTATATTCCAGGCCAGCCTATGCCACAGCCACTTCACATGGGGGCTGGTTCTATGATGGATGTTTCATACCCAGAGAACCAGGTGACGTTACCTCCACCCTTGATGGGGAATTTATCAGATACACAGACACCAGCAAGAAAAAGAGGTGTGCCAGAGGATATGACTGGGAAAACAGTTGAGAGGAGGCAGAAGAGGATGATAAAGAACCGTGAATCTGCCGCCCGTTCACGAGCACGGAAGCAGGCTTACACAAATGAGCTGGAGAACAAAGTTTCTCGGCTGGAAGAGGAAAATGAAAGGCTAAGGAAACGAAGG GAGCTTGAGAATATGTTGCCATGTGTCCCTCTCCCCGAACCCAAGTATCAGCTTCGCAGAACAGCATCAGCCCCATTCTGA
- the LOC133704863 gene encoding SUN domain-containing protein 1-like, whose translation MSASTVSITANPASARRRLVVVSDKKSPSNNIELVFPSERRINGGGGGDDIVTAAASRDLSHHSIRGDAVLEWTAKDIVQVKKTSSTISPRRGRKVAATKARRPLWMTLVRAFTKNFVFLLVLVGLVQLVRKLAVKSGDIDGASVGTQMELREFDGRIAEMESMVKTAVKMIQVQVEVVDKKIESEVGGLRREMSRKIDDKGVILEGELRRLVERSEGLEKKIGELKAGDWLSKEDFEKFHEQFKKENGGEFGGSGVGLDDIMAYAREIVQKEIDKHAADGLGRVDYALATSGGMVVKHSDPYMAVRGANWFMKGGGVHPNADEMLKPSFGEPGKCFALKGSRGFVQFKLRSAIVPEAVTLEHIAKSVAYDRSTAPKDCQVSGWMQNPDLDSADDKEKMSLLTEFTYDLGKSNAQTFNVLDKTASGLVDTLRLDFTSNHGNPSLTCIYRLRVHGYEPDRASMTAMQP comes from the exons ATGTCGGCTTCAACGGTGTCAATCACGGCTAATCCAGCGTCGGCACGGCGGAGACTGGTGGTGGTTTCCGACAAGAAATCACCAAGCAACAACATCGAATTAGTATTTCCGAGTGAACGACGAATCAACGGTGGTGGAGGCGGAGATGACATTGTCACCGCCGCGGCGAGTAGGGATCTAAGTCATCACTCGATTCGAGGAGATGCGGTTCTGGAGTGGACGGCGAAAGATATTGTTCAAGTGAAGAAGACGAGTTCGACAATTTCGCCGCGGAGGGGGAGGAAGGTGGCTGCGACGAAGGCGAGGAGACCACTGTGGATGACGTTGGTGAGAGCTTTTACTAAGAATTTCgtgtttttgcttgttttagTAGGCTTAGTGCAGTTGGTTAGGAAATTGGCTGTGAAATCAGGGGATATTGATGGTGCTAGTGTGGGGACACAAATGGAGTTACGTGAGTTTGATGGGAGGATAGCGGAAATGGAGTCAATGGTGAAAACTGCGGTGAAAATGATTCAGGTTCAAGTGGAAGTTGTTGACAAGAAGATTGAGAGTGAAGTTGGTGGGTTAAGGAGGGAAATGAGCAGGAAAATTGATGATAAAGGTGTGATCTTGGAGGGAGAGTTGAGGAGGTTAGTGGAGAGAAGCGAGGGGTTGGAGAAGAAAATTGGGGAGTTGAAAGCGGGTGATTGGTTGTCGAAGGAGGATTTTGAGAAGTTCCATGAGCAGTTTAAGAAGGAAAATGGTGGGGAATTTGGGGGGAGTGGTGTGGGTTTGGATGACATAATGGCGTATGCGAGGGAGATAGTGCAGAAAGAGATTGATAAGCATGCGGCTGACGGGCTTGGGAGGGTGGATTATGCGCTGGCAACTAGTGGTGGAATGGTTGTGAAGCATTCTGATCCGTATATGGCCGTGAGAGGGGCTAACTGGTTCATGAAGGGTGGAGGGGTTCATCCGAATGCTGATGAGATGCTAAAACCAAGTTTTGGGGAGCCTGGGAAGTGCTTTGCTTTGAAAGGAAGTAGGGGGTTTGTCCAGTTTAAGCTGCGAAGTGCTATTGTTCCTGAAGCTGTTACGCTGGAACACATTGCTAAG AGTGTAGCTTATGATAGGTCAACTGCTCCTAAGGACTGTCAGGTGTCTGGGTGGATGCAGAACCCCGATCTTGATTCAGCAGATGACAAAGAGAAGATGTCTCTTTTAACAGAGTTTACTTATGACCTCGGGAAGAGTAACGCTCAGACCTTCAATGTATTGGACAAAACAGCCTCTGGACTTGTTGACACACTGAGGCTGGACTTCACATCTAACCATGGAAACCCCTCACTCACCTGCATTTATCGCTTGAGGGTACATGGTTATGAACCTGATCGTGCTTCAATGACGGCAATGCAGCCTTGA
- the LOC133705892 gene encoding protein ZINC INDUCED FACILITATOR-LIKE 1-like has product MAEEYREALLKKDDYYENCPGCKVDQLKELKKGFPFRELISIWIVVLCTALPISTLFPFLYFMIRDFGIAEREEDIGYYAGYVGSSFMIGRALTSVFWGIVADRYGRKPVILLGTIAVVIFNTLFGLSVNFWMAIITRFLLGSLNGLLGPIKAYAVEIFRAEYQALGLSTVSTAWGIGLIIGPALGGFLAQPAEKYPNLFSKESLFGRFPYFLPCFCISLFALAVTIVSCWLPETLHVHNEKKTSSNDSYDALEAATGASKGDKTRTDDKGRKPSSNESLLRNWPLMSSIIVYCIFSLHDMAYTEIFSLWAESSRKLGGLGYTTEDVGEVLAISGFSLLVFQLSLYPYVERILGPIPVARIAAVISILLLSSYPFIAMLSGLGLSILINCASIMKNVFSVSIITGLFILQNNAVDQNQRGAANGISMTGMSLFKAVGPAGGGAILSWAQRRQNAAFLPGVQMVFFILNAVELIGVLMTFKPFLAQRQDKPRNGTA; this is encoded by the exons ATGGCAGAAGAGTATAGAGAGGCATTGTTGAAGAAGGATGATTACTACGAGAATTGCCCAGGATGTAAGGTTGACCAACTTAAAGAGTTGAAGAAAGGATTCCCTTTTCGTGAGCTTATTTCGATATGGATTGTTGTGCTTTGTACTG CACTTCCAATATCAACTCTCTTCCCATTCCTTTATTTCATG ATTAGAGATTTTGGAATTGCTGAGCGAGAGGAAGATATTGGCTACTATGCTGGATATGTTG GGTCCTCATTTATGATTGGGAGAGCTCTAACTTCTGTTTTCTGGGGAATAGTAGCTGATCGCTATGGTCGAAAACCTGTTATACTTTTAGGGACCATCGCAGT GGTCATTTTCAATACTCTCTTTGGTCTTAGTGTGAATTTTTGGATGGCCATCATTACAAGATTTCTTCTTGGGAGTTTGAATGGTTTACTCGGACCAATAAAG GCATATGCAGTAGAGATTTTCAGGGCAGAATATCAAGCATTAGGATTATCAACA GTTAGTACAGCATGGGGTATAGGACTGATCATTGGCCCAGCTCTTGGAGGTTTCCTGGCTCAG CCAGCTGAGAAATatccaaatttattttccaaGGAATCTCTTTTTGGGAG ATTTCCCTACTTCTTACCATGCTTCTGTATATCACTTTTCGCATTGGCGGTCACGATTGTTTCTTGCTGGCTTCCG GAAACTTTGCATGTGCACAATGAAAAGAAGACTTCATCCAATGATTCTTATGATGCTTTGGAAGCTGCAACCGGCGCATCTAAAGGAGACAAAACAAGAACAGATGATAAAGGAAGGAAACCATCTTCTAATGAAAGCCTTCTAAGGAATTGGCCTTTGATGTCCTCCATCATTGTCTATTGTATTTTCTCACTTCATGACATGGCTTACACAGAG ATATTCTCATTATGGGCCGAAAGCTCTAGAAAACTTGGAGGCCTGGGCTACACAACAGAGGATGTTGGTGAAGTTCTTGCAATCTCAG GTTTCAGCCTTCTTGTCTTTCAACTTTCTCTGTATCCATACGTGGAGAGGATTCTTGGACCGATACCAGTAGCTCGAATAGCAGCG GTCATATCCATACTGCTACTGTCAAGCTACCCTTTTATAGCTATGTTATCCGGGCTCGGCCTCAGCATTTTGATAAATTGTGCATCTATAATGAAGAATGTTTTTTCT GTTTCAATTATAACGGGCTTGTTTATTCTGCAAAACAATGCTGTG GATCAAAACCAAAGAGGAGCTGCTAATGGCATTTCTATGACAGGAATGTCTCTTTTCAAGGCGGTCGGTCCGGCTGGGGGTGGTGCTAT ATTATCCTGGGCACAAAGGCGCCAAAATGCTGCATTTCTGCCAG GGGTGCAGATGGTTTTCTTCATCCTGAACGCGGTTGAATTAATTGGAGTGCTGATGACCTTCAAACCTTTCCTGGCACAGAGACAAGACAAACCAAGAAACGGGACTGCCTGA
- the LOC133705893 gene encoding polygalacturonase-like — MSPLVISTLLFIFFASSSLARSAKYSVLSYGAKPDGKTDSTKAFAAAWSQACASTKPATLYVPKGIFSLGQVIFQGPCKNNAILVSVAGSLVAPSDYGLIGGAKNWLVFEHVNGVTLSGGTLDGQGAGLWSCKKSGKSCPSGATSLKFSNSNNIVITGLTSLNSQMFHIVINACQNVKVKGVRVSAAGNSPNTDGIHVSSSTSVTILNSRIGTGDDCVSIGPGTSDLWIENVACGPGHGISIGSLGQDVQEAGVQNVTVKTTTFTGTENGVRIKSWGRPSNGFARNILFQHAVMNNVQNPIIIDQNYCPGNKNCPGQASGVQISDVIYQDIHGSSAREIAVKFDCSKKHPCTGIKLEDINLTYQNQPAEASCTNAGGVASGLVQPTSCL; from the exons ATGAGCCCTCTTGTTATTAGTACCCtcctcttcattttctttgccTCCTCATCTTTAGCAAGGTCAGCAAAATATAGCGTCTTGAGTTATGGGGCCAAGCCTGATGGGAAAACTGACTCAACCAAGGCCTTTGCCGCCGCTTGGTCACAAGCATGTGCATCTACAAAACCAGCCACTCTTTATGTTCCTAAAGGGATTTTCTCTTTAGGTCAAGTGATATTTCAGGGTCCTTGCAAGAATAATGCTATCTTGGTAAGTGTAGCTGGTTCTCTAGTCGCTCCATCAGATTATGGGCTCATTGGCGGTGCTAAAAATTGGCTAGTCTTCGAGCATGTCAATGGGGTTACTCTATCTGGAGGAACTCTAGATGGACAAGGTGCTGGACTTTGGTCCTGCAAGAAATCCGGCAAGAGTTGCCCTAGCGGCGCAACG TCACTCAAATTTTCCAATTCAAATAACATTGTGATCACTGGACTAACATCACTAAATAGCCAAATGTTCCACATTGTCATCAATGCCTGCCAAAATGTCAAAGTGAAAGGAGTGAGAGTATCTGCGGCCGGCAACAGCCCTAACACGGATGGCATTCATGTTTCCTCATCAACCAGTGTCACCATCTTGAATTCGAGGATTGGAACTGGTGACGACTGTGTATCTATTGGCCCTGGTACCTCTGATTTGTGGATTGAAAACGTGGCGTGTGGACCTGGCCATggaatcag CATTGGAAGTTTAGGCCAAGATGTCCAAGAGGCTGGTGTGCAGAATGTGACAGTCAAAACCACTACATTTACTGGCACTGAAAATGGAGTGAGAATCAAGTCCTGGGGAAGACCTAGCAATGGTTTTGCTAGAAATATTCTCTTCCAACATGCAGTCATGAATAATGTCCAAAACCCAATTATAATTGATCAGAATTATTGCCCCGGGAACAAGAATTGCCCTGGTCAG GCTTCTGGGGTTCAAATTAGCGACGTGATTTACCAGGATATCCATGGATCATCGGCAAGAGAAATCGCAGTGAAATTTGATTGCAGTAAGAAACATCCATGCACTGGGATTAAACTGGAAGACATAAATCTCACTTACCAAAATCAACCGGCTGAAGCATCATGTACCAATGCTGGGGGAGTTGCTTCAGGTCTTGTTCAACCCACTAGCTGCCTATAG